A single window of Colletotrichum higginsianum IMI 349063 chromosome 8, whole genome shotgun sequence DNA harbors:
- a CDS encoding peptidase family M20/M25/M40: MSEKLPFTHPAPEHAASAAPPRARARRTAWWSLLPAALFLTYLHAPSSFGGHGHGHHGHGPSGAAAGCRQVDPLFPTQNSTGLSELDAYLDTPKFRNETITRLSGAVQVPTESFDNYGAVGVDDRWDKLFAFSAYLAKTFPKVHDTLKLERVNTHGLLYTWQGSDADLKPTVFMAHQDTVPVAPTTIDSWTHPPFSGAYDGTYVWGRGAMDCKNSLIGILESVELLIAAGFAPKRTVVLSFGFDEEVSGQRGAGHLAPVLLDRYGKDGAAILIDEGSGFDTQWGKDFAIPGTAEKGYIDVEIVVRTPGGHSSIPPPHTGIGILSELVTRIEANPYEPELISGNPYLEKLQCGAAYAPEFPDNLRDLLPAADRQQVCKKQTDRLAREAAKAGPQIKYLFTTSVATDIIEGGVKINALPERVRVVVNHRVNVGDRSASVKEKIAEIVRPVAEKYNLTLHAFEADGAAETPSSITLKDNDRVLEPAPVTPTEVDGVTPYGILSGTTRALYGEGLVVSPGLMTGNTDTRYYWDLTKHIFRFLPGFDPESDEWAGIHTVDEKTSVKGHINLVKWYTIFLRNIDEAKLS; this comes from the coding sequence ATGTCTGAAAAACTCCCCTTCACCCACCCGGCGCCGGAGCAcgccgcctctgccgccccgccccgcgcccgcgcccgccggaCCGCGTGGTGGTCCctcctcccggccgccctctTCCTGACCTACCTCCAcgcgccgtcctccttcGGCGgtcacggccacggccaccacGGTCACGGCCCTTccggcgctgccgctggctGTCGTCAGGTCGACCCGCTCTTCCCGACCCAGAACTCGACCGGCCTCTCCGAGCTGGACGCGTACCTCGACACCCCCAAGTTCCGCAATGAGACCATCACCCGCCTGTCCGGCGCCGTCCAGGTCCCCACCGAGTCCTTCGACAActacggcgccgtcggcgtcgacgaccgcTGGGACAAGCTTTTCGCCTTCTCCGCCTACCTCGCAAAGACCTTCCCCAAGGTCCACGACACCCTCAAGCTCGAGCGCGTCAACACCCACGGCCTCCTCTACACCTGGCAAGGgtccgacgccgacctgAAGCCCACCGTGTTCATGGCCCACCAGGACACCGTGCCCGTCGCGCCCACCACCATCGACAGCTGGACGCACCCGCCCTTCAGCGGCGCCTACGACGGCACCTATGTCTGGGGCCGCGGCGCCATGGACTGCAAGAACTCCctcatcggcatcctcgagtccgtcgagctgctcatcgccgccggcttcgccCCGAAGCGCACCGTCGTGCTGTCCttcggcttcgacgaggaggtctcgggccagcgcggcgccggccacctCGCCCCCGTCCTGCTGGACCGCTACGGCaaggacggcgccgccatcctcatcgacgagggGTCCGGCTTCGACACCCAGTGGGGCAAGGACTTCGCCATTCCCGGCACGGCCGAGAAGGGCTACATTGACGTCGAGATCGTCGTCCGCACCCCCGGCGGCCACAGCTCCATCCCGCCCCCGCACACGGGCATCGGCATCCTGTCCGAGCTCGTCACGCGCATCGAGGCGAACCCCTACGAGCCCGAGCTGATCTCCGGCAACCCGTAcctcgagaagctgcagTGCGGTGCCGCTTACGCCCCCGAGTTCCCGGACAACCTGCGCGACCTGCTCCCCGCTGCCGACCGCCAGCAGGTGTGCAAGAAGCAGACGGACCGCCTGGCCCGCGAAGCCGCCAAGGCTGGCCCCCAGATCAAGTACCTCTTCACGACCTCGGTGGCCACGGACAtcatcgagggcggcgtcaagATCAACGCGCTCCCCGAGCGCGTCCGCGTCGTCGTGAACCACCGTGTCAACGTCGGCGACCGGTCGGCGAGCGTCAAGGAGAAGATCGCCGAGATCGTGcgccccgtcgccgagaagTACAACCTCACCCTGCACGCgttcgaggccgacggcgccgccgagacgccgtcgagcatCACGCTCAAGGACAACGACAGGGTGCTGGAGCCCGCGCCCGTCACGCCgaccgaggtcgacggcgtcaccCCCTACGGTATCCTGTCGGGCACCACGCGCGCGCTCtacggcgagggcctcgtcgtctccccCGGTCTCATGACGGGCAACACAGACACGCGCTACTACTGGGACCTGACGAAGCACATCTTCCGCTTCCTGCCCGGGTTCGACCCCGAGAGCGACGAGTGGGCGGGCATCCacaccgtcgacgagaagacgAGCGTCAAGGGGCACATCAACCTCGTCAAGTGGTACACCATCTTCTTGAGGAACATTGACGAAGCCAAGCTCTCTTGA
- a CDS encoding Endo-1,4-beta-xylanase B produces MRSILVLAMSSLLQIGAAVSPGVNSGESHGFSRGITKQFDTAQVTYFPAANSTGTGVLVCPGGGYARVSIVKEGYTPAAFLNNLGIDAWVLDYTTASNATAPIYPKPQSEALEALDYIREQNRTTKLGIWGFSAGGHLAAVTLTDPAARLDFGILAYPVITLEGSYTHVGSRNNLIGANSTAEARQKLSAQNLVSATTPPTFLFHTFNDGSVPVQNTLLFAEAMAAHKRPTQVLVLPDGSHGLGLALDDPKRSWTPELARFLRYAI; encoded by the exons ATGAGGTCTATTTTGGTGCTGGCCATGAGCTCTCTCCTCCAGATTGGAGCTGCTGTTTCGCCTGGAGTCAACAGCGGGGAATCCCACGGATTCTCACGAGGTATCACAAAGCA GTTCGATACGGCGCAAGTCACATATTTCCCCGCAGCCAACTCGACGGGCACTGGGGTTCTCGTATGTCCCGGCGGCGGATACGCCCGCGTGTCCATTGTGAAGGAGGGATATACCCCGGCGGCGTTCTTGAACAACCTGGGCATCGACGCTTGGGTTCTCGACTACACCACGGCCTCAAACGCGACGGCACCCATCTACCCGAAGCCGCAGAGTGAGGCCCTTGAGGCCCTGGACTACATCCGCGAGCAGAATCGCACGACCAAGCTGGGCATCTGGGGCTTCTCGGCAGGCGGCCATCTTGCGGCGGTGACGCTTACCGACCCGGCGGCCCGTCTCGACTTTGGCATCCTCGCCTACCCTGTCATCACACTCGAGGGGAGCTACACGCACGTAGGCTCGCGCAACAACCTCATCGGCGCCAACTCCACCGCCGAGGCGCGGCAGAAGCTGTCGGCGCAGAACCTCGTCTCCGCGACCACGCCTCCCACCTTCTTGTTCCACACGTTCAACGACGGCAGCGTCCCCGTGCAGAACACGCTCctcttcgccgaggccatggcggccCACAAGCGGCCGACCCAGGTGTTGGTCCTCCCGGACGGGTCGCACGGGCTGGGTTTGGCTCTTGACGATCCCAAGCGAAGCTGGACGCCTGAGCTGGCGCGGTTCCTGCGGTATGCCATCTAG